From one Pecten maximus chromosome 8, xPecMax1.1, whole genome shotgun sequence genomic stretch:
- the LOC117332814 gene encoding glycine-rich cell wall structural protein 1-like yields the protein MGGGSGGSGGSGGFGGSSGFGGSGGFGGSGGFGGKGGFGGVSGGSSGGFGGSGGFGGGAAGKGGSFGGSGGFGGMSGGGFGGSGGFGGMSGGGLGGKGGFGGMSGGGSGGFGGSGGFGGSSGFGGKGGFGGMSGGGSGGFGSSGGFGGSGGFGGSGGFGGSSGFGGKGGFGGMSGGGSGGFGGVSGGGSGGSGGFGGSSGFGGKGGFGGMSGGGSGGFGGVSGGGSGGSGGFGGSSGFGGKGGFGGMGSGGSGGFGGVSGGGSGGSGGFGGSGGAKY from the exons ATGGGAGGAGGAAGTGGTGGTAGCGGAGGAAGTGGCGGATTCGGAGGAAGTAGTGGATTCGGCGGAAGTGGAGGTTTCGGTGGAAGTGGTGGATTCGGGGGCAAAGGGGGATTTGGTGGTGTGAGTGGAGGCAGTAGTGGAGGATTCGGAGGAAGTGGTGGATTCGGTGGTGGTGCTGCCGGTAAAGGCGGAAGCTTTGGAGGAAGCGGTGGATTTGGAGGAATGAGCGGCGGTGGATTTGGCGGTAGCGGAGGATTCGGCGGTATGAGTGGAGGAGGGTTAGGAGGAAAAGGTGGATTCGGAGGAATGAGCGGTGGTGGAAGTGGTGGATTTGGAGGAAGCGGAGGCTTTGGAGGAAGTAGTGGATTTGGAGGAAAAGGTGGATTCGGAGGAATGAGCGGTGGCGGAAGTGGTGGATTTGGAAGCAGCGGAGGCTTTGGAGGAAGTGGTGGATTTGGAGGAAGCGGAGGCTTTGGCGGAAGTAGTGGCTTTGGAGGAAAAGGTGGATTCGGAGGAATGAGCGGTGGCGGAAGTGGTGGATTTGGAGGAGTGAGCGGCGGTGGATCTGGAGGTAGCGGAGGTTTTGGAGGAAGCAGTGGATTTGGAGGAAAAGGTGGATTCGGAGGAATGAGCGGTGGCGGAAGTGGTGGATTTGGAGGAGTGAGCGGCGGTGGATCTGGAGGTAGCGGAGGTTTTGGAGGAAGCAGTGGATTTGGAGGAAAAGGTGGATTCGGAGGAATGGGTAGTGGAGGAAGTGGTGGATTTGGAGGAGTGAGCGGCGGTGGATCCGGAGGTAGCGGAGGTTTTGGTGGAAGTGGGG GAGCAAAATACTAA